One Desulfurellaceae bacterium DNA window includes the following coding sequences:
- a CDS encoding 3-keto-5-aminohexanoate cleavage protein, with translation MAANKVIIEVRINEYTMRDDNPNVPYSPQEIADEALACWREGAAFIHYHARDPQTGAPSADHGLYADTVRRIKDHSDLITMPTLGAWWMPSPEERISHIVEMAKDPATTPDCAPIDMATSNVDTYDAAAKRFNTTDTVYLNTTHTWEYFATTIRDAGVKPVQALWNISSVRHTQAFVEMGLFEEPLYTEIVLTEGGILAGHPGTIKGLEAFLDFIPETDAWQWSVMSYGGNLFPIAAAAMERGGHVSIGLGDYHYREMELPTNARLVARLAQLARDMGREVATPAEAREMLGIRAA, from the coding sequence ATGGCCGCCAACAAAGTCATTATCGAGGTTCGCATCAACGAATATACCATGCGGGATGACAACCCCAACGTTCCCTACAGCCCGCAGGAGATTGCCGACGAAGCCCTGGCCTGTTGGCGCGAGGGGGCAGCCTTCATCCACTACCACGCCCGCGACCCCCAGACCGGTGCGCCCTCGGCCGACCACGGGTTGTACGCCGACACGGTGCGGCGCATCAAAGACCACAGCGACCTGATCACCATGCCGACTCTGGGCGCGTGGTGGATGCCGTCGCCCGAGGAGCGCATCTCGCACATTGTCGAGATGGCCAAAGACCCCGCCACTACACCCGACTGCGCGCCGATCGACATGGCCACCAGCAACGTCGATACCTATGACGCCGCAGCCAAACGCTTCAACACCACGGACACCGTCTACCTGAACACGACCCACACCTGGGAGTATTTCGCCACCACGATTCGTGACGCCGGCGTCAAGCCGGTCCAGGCCCTGTGGAACATCAGCTCGGTCCGCCACACCCAGGCTTTCGTTGAAATGGGCCTGTTCGAAGAGCCGCTGTACACCGAAATCGTGCTGACCGAGGGCGGCATCCTGGCCGGCCATCCGGGAACGATCAAGGGCCTGGAAGCGTTTCTCGACTTTATCCCTGAGACCGACGCCTGGCAGTGGTCGGTCATGTCTTACGGCGGCAACCTGTTCCCCATTGCGGCTGCGGCCATGGAGCGTGGCGGGCACGTGTCCATCGGCCTGGGCGACTATCACTACCGCGAGATGGAACTGCCGACCAACGCCCGCCTGGTCGCTCGTCTGGCCCAGCTGGCGCGCGACATGGGGCGCGAGGTGGCCACACCGGCCGAGGCGCGGGAGATGCTGGGCATCCGGGCAGCCTAG
- a CDS encoding SDR family oxidoreductase, with protein HAKSNKMSATAHTGTAQPSLSGQVALITGAGRGIGRAIALRLARADIALVLAARTESQLVETARFARQLGVEAVPLPTDLTRDEQTEALVATALERFGHLDIVVNSAGGGPPRTPIVKARPADWDATLRTNLWATMLVSKLVLPAMLAQGRGTIINICSQAGLVGRAGEAAYAAAKFGVRGFSQALLEEVREKSITVSTIYPGYVDTTMIPHNKRLQRHKMLSPDDVAEAVYQVVSSPARCCPVELVLQPQHDPLQA; from the coding sequence CCATGCTAAAAGCAACAAAATGTCCGCCACAGCACATACCGGGACAGCACAGCCCTCTCTTTCCGGCCAGGTCGCCCTGATCACGGGCGCGGGCCGGGGCATAGGTCGGGCGATTGCACTCCGGCTCGCCCGGGCCGACATCGCCCTCGTGCTGGCCGCCCGGACCGAAAGCCAGCTCGTCGAGACGGCCCGTTTTGCCCGGCAGCTGGGCGTCGAAGCCGTGCCCCTGCCGACCGACCTCACCCGGGACGAGCAGACCGAAGCCCTGGTCGCCACCGCCCTGGAGCGCTTCGGACACCTCGATATTGTGGTCAATAGTGCCGGCGGCGGGCCACCGCGCACGCCGATTGTCAAAGCCCGACCGGCCGACTGGGACGCCACCCTGCGGACCAACCTGTGGGCAACCATGCTGGTTTCAAAGCTGGTGCTGCCGGCCATGCTCGCCCAAGGGCGGGGGACGATCATCAATATCTGCTCACAGGCCGGGCTGGTCGGCCGGGCCGGCGAAGCCGCGTACGCGGCGGCCAAGTTCGGGGTCCGGGGCTTCAGCCAGGCCCTGCTCGAAGAGGTCCGGGAAAAAAGCATCACGGTCTCGACGATCTATCCCGGCTATGTTGACACCACGATGATTCCCCACAACAAACGGCTTCAGCGTCACAAAATGCTCAGCCCCGACGACGTGGCCGAAGCCGTCTACCAGGTCGTGAGTTCACCGGCGCGCTGCTGTCCGGTCGAACTCGTCCTCCAACCCCAGCACGACCCCTTGCAGGCCTGA
- a CDS encoding DUF192 domain-containing protein, translated as MNAGRKTRSFQPFSVQYSAFIISLLLLACAPSPPEVILYPHTGDPVRVSVEIADTPQTRRYGLMYRTTLSDRHGMLFVFPSETAQSFWMKNTPVSLDIIFINAARRVVHIAPHTNPFSERPIPSAQAAQFVLEVKAGFCERHGIRRGARVEFVRVPMSPSH; from the coding sequence ATGAATGCTGGACGGAAAACACGAAGTTTTCAGCCGTTCAGCGTTCAGTATTCAGCATTCATCATTTCGCTCCTCCTGCTCGCCTGCGCCCCGTCGCCGCCCGAGGTCATCCTGTACCCACACACCGGCGACCCGGTCCGGGTCAGCGTAGAGATCGCCGACACCCCCCAGACACGCCGCTACGGCCTGATGTACCGCACCACGCTGTCCGACCGACACGGCATGCTGTTCGTCTTTCCAAGCGAGACCGCCCAGTCTTTCTGGATGAAGAATACGCCCGTGTCGCTCGATATCATCTTCATTAACGCCGCCCGCCGCGTCGTTCACATCGCCCCGCACACCAACCCGTTTTCCGAGCGACCGATTCCCTCCGCACAGGCCGCCCAGTTCGTCCTTGAGGTCAAGGCCGGATTTTGCGAGCGACACGGCATTCGCCGCGGCGCCCGGGTTGAGTTTGTCCGGGTGCCCATGTCCCCGTCTCACTAA
- a CDS encoding dicarboxylate/amino acid:cation symporter — protein sequence ALSPQPISSLGDTLISWLRPIGALFLRLIRMVIVPLVFASLLVGVASLGDVRKLGRLGGKTLVLYLTTTAVAVTIGLICANIVQPGDFLNEADRVSLLAQFDSAAGSRASAAAEAPSTIDTVLAIIPTNPAASMTEGNMLQIIFFALVFGIALTLLGPGQATPVVTFFDKVQQAMIVLIQLVMELAPFGVAALVAEVVGLSGLSVLQALLAYGLTVVLGLTIHAGLVYGGLVHSLAGVSWLTFMRTIRQAQLIAFSTSSSSATLPVSLQCAEHKLGVSNPVASFVLPLGSTVNMDGTALYQGVAAVFIAQVFQLDLSLPAQLTIVLTATMASIGAAGVPGAGMITLALVLTTIGVPMAGLALILGIDRLLDMCRTAVNVTGDLAVTSIVATSEGEVLNPRPDALPGEIAEAD from the coding sequence TTGCCCTGTCTCCCCAGCCGATCAGCTCACTCGGCGACACGCTGATCTCCTGGCTACGCCCCATCGGCGCGCTGTTTCTGCGACTCATCCGCATGGTCATCGTGCCGCTGGTGTTTGCCTCCCTGCTGGTTGGCGTGGCCAGCCTGGGCGATGTACGTAAACTCGGCCGCCTGGGCGGGAAAACCCTGGTGCTGTACCTGACGACGACCGCTGTGGCCGTCACCATCGGGCTGATCTGCGCCAATATCGTCCAGCCGGGCGATTTCCTGAACGAGGCTGACCGGGTCTCCCTCCTGGCCCAGTTCGACTCGGCTGCGGGCAGCCGGGCTTCCGCGGCAGCCGAAGCCCCTTCGACCATCGACACCGTCCTGGCCATCATTCCCACCAACCCGGCCGCCTCAATGACCGAAGGCAATATGCTTCAGATCATCTTCTTCGCCCTGGTGTTTGGCATTGCTCTGACCCTGCTGGGTCCGGGTCAGGCCACACCGGTCGTCACCTTTTTTGACAAAGTCCAACAGGCCATGATCGTCCTGATCCAGCTGGTCATGGAACTCGCCCCGTTCGGGGTTGCCGCCCTGGTCGCCGAGGTGGTCGGTCTGAGCGGTCTGAGCGTCCTTCAGGCGCTGCTGGCCTACGGCTTGACCGTCGTCCTCGGCCTGACCATTCATGCCGGGCTGGTGTACGGCGGGCTGGTCCACAGCCTGGCCGGGGTCTCGTGGCTCACCTTCATGCGGACCATCCGCCAGGCTCAGCTGATCGCCTTCTCAACCTCGTCGTCGTCGGCCACCCTGCCCGTCTCGCTCCAATGTGCCGAGCACAAGCTCGGTGTCAGCAACCCGGTCGCCAGCTTCGTGTTGCCCCTGGGCTCAACCGTCAATATGGACGGCACCGCGCTCTATCAGGGGGTGGCGGCGGTCTTTATCGCCCAGGTGTTTCAACTCGACCTGTCCCTGCCGGCCCAGCTGACCATCGTGTTGACCGCCACCATGGCGTCTATCGGAGCGGCCGGCGTGCCCGGAGCGGGCATGATCACCCTGGCCCTGGTGCTGACCACCATCGGGGTGCCAATGGCCGGCCTGGCCCTCATCCTGGGCATTGACCGGCTGCTCGACATGTGCCGAACAGCCGTCAACGTCACCGGTGATCTGGCGGTTACCTCTATTGTGGCCACAAGCGAGGGGGAGGTGCTGAACCCGCGCCCCGACGCCCTCCCGGGAGAAATCGCCGAAGCGGACTGA
- a CDS encoding alpha/beta hydrolase, which translates to MSRTGLGTLGGVLGVALLSLFGAPLEWLKNRLVFHPGSKLTIWPDEYGFRYEEVWFGGPDGRTLHGWYLPGSGPALLVWFHGNAGTIGHRLEHARLLSDQFGVGHFMFDYRGYGNSRGKPTLTHFLTDSRAAVALVKDTGWADGKQLVYVGESLGCAAVVEIGIEQPPDRAILLAPFYSLRAMGDLVLPPLAFVVEHELNTARAISDFHSPLLIIHGTDDQVIPYQQGRDLFAVANPPKRFHSVTDGGHVNLHLVGGEAYVQAIGEFLADP; encoded by the coding sequence GTGAGTCGAACAGGTCTTGGGACGCTTGGCGGTGTGTTGGGAGTTGCGCTGTTGTCACTCTTTGGCGCGCCGCTCGAGTGGCTGAAAAACAGGCTGGTCTTTCATCCCGGCTCAAAGCTGACGATCTGGCCGGACGAGTACGGTTTTCGGTATGAGGAGGTCTGGTTCGGCGGGCCCGACGGCCGCACCCTGCACGGCTGGTATCTGCCCGGCAGCGGTCCGGCCCTGCTGGTCTGGTTTCACGGCAACGCCGGCACTATCGGACATCGGCTTGAGCACGCCCGGCTCTTATCCGACCAGTTCGGTGTCGGGCACTTCATGTTCGACTATCGGGGCTATGGCAACAGCCGGGGCAAACCCACACTGACCCATTTTCTGACCGACAGTCGGGCTGCGGTGGCGCTGGTCAAGGACACGGGCTGGGCAGACGGAAAGCAGTTGGTGTATGTCGGCGAGTCGCTCGGCTGTGCGGCCGTCGTCGAGATAGGCATTGAACAGCCGCCCGACCGGGCGATTCTGCTGGCACCGTTCTATTCCCTGCGGGCGATGGGCGATCTGGTGCTGCCGCCCCTGGCCTTTGTGGTCGAGCATGAGCTCAATACCGCCCGGGCGATCTCGGACTTCCACAGCCCGCTGCTCATCATTCACGGCACCGATGATCAGGTCATTCCGTATCAGCAGGGTCGGGATCTGTTTGCCGTGGCCAACCCCCCCAAACGCTTTCACAGCGTGACGGACGGCGGGCACGTCAATCTGCACCTGGTCGGCGGTGAGGCGTATGTTCAAGCCATCGGCGAGTTTCTGGCCGATCCGTAA
- a CDS encoding FAD-dependent thymidylate synthase produces MSDTFSATEHDRLAPFFTNLNAPIFGLKLPQEVAGALFSRYSRSSKSLRKIFLDEFLGQADFPLGQADQTDAIDKARAFYERVLIGYGDDSVAQLGGAHIACENVSNVAAKLLEDARIGIAPLEKSTRYVRFDTTDQAGEFLFAKEPAIMASPHRDAYLAGLRRLFETYAKQMEPMIAFMRRSLPINSIEWKHPQTGEPLTYKDAASDTRLRRWAEGAYRSTVRAQACDVLRQYLPAATLTNVGLFGTGQAFEHLLNKLYSQPLDEGRTIAHDMQTALNALIPSFVKRAQKNPYLADTYTATRAAAARLLASTPVAPSRAVQLLDWDADAEDKVLAAILYPHLRHPLNQVRNAVKSLSAEQRSGLFDEYIRRRRHRRDKPGRALEQAYYTFDIIANLGLYRDLHRHRLLTQERQDFTTVHGYDMPQEIEQAGFKADFVRSMDHAAELYEQLHRELPSQAQYVVPFAYRIRWTMKLNLREAVHVGELRTMPQGHPDYRLIVQDMWREIARVHPLLASSAKFLDWNTYRLGRLQSEMRTEYKRDKAAPGEG; encoded by the coding sequence ATGAGCGACACCTTCTCCGCGACCGAGCATGACCGCCTCGCCCCCTTTTTCACCAACCTGAACGCGCCCATTTTTGGCCTGAAACTCCCCCAGGAAGTGGCTGGAGCCCTGTTCTCGCGCTACAGCCGATCATCCAAAAGCCTGCGCAAAATTTTCCTGGACGAGTTTCTGGGCCAGGCTGACTTCCCGCTCGGCCAGGCCGACCAGACCGACGCAATAGACAAGGCCCGGGCGTTTTATGAACGGGTACTGATCGGCTACGGCGACGACTCGGTCGCCCAACTCGGCGGCGCCCACATTGCCTGCGAGAACGTCTCAAACGTTGCGGCCAAGCTGCTCGAAGACGCCCGCATCGGGATTGCCCCGCTGGAGAAATCGACCCGCTATGTGCGCTTTGATACGACCGATCAGGCCGGCGAGTTTCTGTTCGCCAAAGAACCGGCCATCATGGCCTCGCCACACCGGGACGCCTACCTCGCCGGCCTGCGCCGTCTGTTCGAGACCTATGCGAAGCAGATGGAGCCGATGATCGCCTTCATGCGGCGCAGTCTGCCGATCAACAGCATCGAGTGGAAACACCCCCAAACGGGCGAGCCCCTCACCTATAAAGATGCTGCATCCGATACCAGGCTGCGCCGCTGGGCCGAAGGCGCCTATCGCTCAACCGTGCGAGCCCAGGCCTGCGATGTCCTACGTCAATATCTGCCGGCCGCCACGCTGACCAACGTCGGTCTCTTCGGCACCGGCCAGGCTTTTGAACATCTGCTCAACAAGCTCTACTCGCAGCCGCTCGACGAGGGCCGGACCATCGCCCACGACATGCAGACCGCGCTGAACGCGCTGATCCCCTCGTTTGTCAAGCGTGCCCAGAAAAACCCCTATCTTGCCGACACCTACACCGCCACCCGTGCGGCCGCAGCCCGGCTCCTGGCCTCCACACCGGTCGCACCCAGCCGTGCAGTCCAACTGCTGGATTGGGACGCCGACGCCGAGGACAAGGTCCTGGCCGCCATCCTCTACCCCCACCTGCGTCACCCCCTGAATCAGGTCCGCAACGCAGTCAAAAGCCTGTCTGCGGAGCAGCGCTCTGGGCTGTTCGACGAGTACATCCGCCGCCGCCGCCACCGCCGCGACAAACCCGGCCGCGCCCTGGAGCAGGCCTATTACACCTTCGATATCATCGCCAACCTGGGGTTGTACCGGGACCTCCACCGCCACCGCCTCCTGACCCAGGAGCGTCAGGACTTCACCACCGTCCACGGCTACGACATGCCGCAGGAAATCGAACAGGCCGGCTTCAAGGCCGACTTTGTCCGCAGCATGGATCACGCGGCCGAGCTGTACGAGCAGCTCCACCGCGAGCTGCCCAGCCAGGCCCAGTACGTCGTGCCGTTCGCCTACCGTATCCGCTGGACGATGAAGCTGAACCTGCGCGAAGCCGTGCACGTCGGCGAGCTGCGGACCATGCCCCAGGGTCACCCGGACTACCGGCTGATCGTTCAGGACATGTGGCGCGAGATCGCCAGGGTTCACCCGCTGCTGGCCAGCAGCGCGAAATTCCTGGACTGGAACACCTACCGACTCGGCCGGCTCCAGTCAGAAATGCGGACCGAGTACAAACGGGACAAAGCGGCTCCTGGTGAAGGATAA
- a CDS encoding GNAT family N-acetyltransferase, with protein MDLTIREDDLQGAEIIALLEKHLALMSSVSPPESDHTLDLEGLRGQDVTVWTAWRCDRLLGCGALKELEPNHGEVKSMHTAAAFRGQGVGAAILLHLLDEARRRGYRRVSLETGSMSAFASARSLYRRHGFSTCPPFGDYSDDPNSVFMTRTL; from the coding sequence ATGGACCTCACGATACGAGAAGACGATTTGCAGGGGGCGGAGATCATCGCCCTGCTGGAAAAGCACCTCGCCCTCATGTCCTCGGTATCGCCACCGGAGAGCGATCATACGCTCGACCTGGAGGGCTTGAGAGGGCAGGACGTTACTGTATGGACGGCGTGGCGGTGTGACAGGCTTCTCGGCTGCGGTGCGCTGAAGGAGCTGGAGCCGAACCACGGCGAAGTCAAGTCAATGCATACGGCTGCGGCATTCCGCGGCCAGGGGGTGGGCGCGGCGATCTTGCTACACCTCCTTGATGAGGCACGCAGGCGTGGCTATCGCCGGGTCAGTCTGGAGACCGGCTCGATGTCGGCGTTCGCGTCTGCCCGTTCCTTGTACCGGCGTCACGGGTTCTCGACCTGCCCGCCGTTCGGCGACTACTCGGACGATCCGAACAGCGTCTTCATGACGCGAACGCTTTAG
- the accC gene encoding acetyl-CoA carboxylase biotin carboxylase subunit produces MFKRILIANRGEIAVRVIRACRELGVETVAVYSEADRTALHVQYADYAYPIGPSPSAESYLVIDKIIEVAQKSGAEAIHPGYGFLSERAAFARACQEAGITFIGPTPEAIEQMGDKVTARGIMQQAKVPVVPGTDVLGAEDEVVAAAREIGFPVMFKASAGGGGKGMRLVSAEDEVVSALRGVRSEAKSSFGDDRMYMEKFVDKPRHVEVQVLADTYGHTLHLYERECSLQRRHQKVIEEAPSTAISAEVREQMGRVAVEAARAVNYVGAGTVEFLVDAHQNFYFLEMNTRIQVEHPVTELVTGIDLVKAQIEVAAGEHLAVQQDEIKQRGWAIECRIYAEDPARDFFPSPGRIQVLRTPGGSGIRDDSGVYEGWEVPIFYDPMISKLCTHGSTRQEAIQRMLRALQEYTVEGIITNIPFHRWALQHPRFIQGDLDTGFIPQEYHGLAFEEDALHQEVLLSAAALAAYHKDQTVQRSQPDSAGGRVSAWRSTGWREGLR; encoded by the coding sequence ATGTTCAAACGCATTCTGATTGCCAATCGAGGCGAAATCGCCGTCCGGGTGATTCGGGCCTGCCGTGAGTTGGGCGTGGAAACGGTCGCGGTGTATTCCGAAGCCGACCGCACCGCGCTGCACGTCCAATACGCCGACTATGCCTACCCGATTGGTCCCTCGCCGTCTGCCGAGAGCTATCTGGTCATTGACAAGATCATCGAGGTGGCCCAAAAGAGCGGCGCCGAGGCGATCCACCCCGGCTATGGCTTTCTGTCCGAGCGGGCCGCGTTCGCCCGCGCCTGCCAGGAGGCCGGCATCACCTTTATCGGCCCAACCCCTGAGGCGATTGAACAGATGGGCGACAAGGTCACCGCCCGGGGCATCATGCAGCAGGCCAAGGTGCCGGTCGTGCCGGGCACCGACGTGCTCGGGGCTGAGGACGAGGTCGTGGCTGCGGCGCGAGAGATCGGCTTCCCGGTCATGTTCAAGGCCTCGGCCGGCGGTGGCGGAAAAGGCATGCGCCTGGTCAGCGCTGAGGACGAGGTGGTGTCCGCCCTGCGCGGGGTGCGTTCCGAAGCCAAGTCCTCGTTCGGCGATGACCGCATGTATATGGAAAAGTTCGTGGACAAGCCGCGCCACGTCGAGGTTCAGGTCCTGGCCGACACCTATGGCCATACCCTCCACCTGTACGAGCGGGAGTGCTCGCTGCAGCGCCGCCACCAGAAGGTGATTGAGGAAGCGCCCTCAACCGCGATCAGCGCCGAGGTGCGTGAACAGATGGGGCGGGTTGCGGTTGAGGCGGCCAGGGCGGTCAACTATGTCGGGGCCGGAACGGTCGAGTTCCTGGTCGATGCGCACCAGAATTTCTATTTTCTTGAAATGAACACCCGCATCCAGGTCGAGCATCCGGTCACCGAGCTGGTGACCGGCATAGATCTGGTCAAAGCCCAGATCGAGGTCGCCGCCGGTGAACACCTGGCCGTGCAGCAGGACGAGATCAAGCAGCGCGGCTGGGCCATCGAGTGCCGCATCTACGCCGAAGACCCGGCGCGTGACTTCTTCCCCTCGCCGGGCAGGATTCAGGTCTTGCGGACGCCGGGCGGCAGCGGCATTCGCGACGACAGCGGTGTGTACGAAGGCTGGGAAGTCCCCATCTTTTATGATCCCATGATTTCCAAGCTGTGTACCCACGGCAGTACGCGCCAGGAGGCCATCCAGCGTATGCTACGCGCCCTGCAAGAGTATACGGTCGAGGGCATTATCACCAATATCCCGTTTCATCGCTGGGCGCTCCAGCACCCCCGGTTCATCCAGGGCGACCTGGACACCGGCTTCATCCCCCAGGAATACCACGGCCTGGCCTTTGAGGAAGACGCCCTCCACCAGGAAGTCCTGCTGTCGGCCGCCGCCCTGGCCGCCTACCACAAGGACCAGACCGTGCAGCGCAGCCAGCCCGACAGCGCCGGCGGCCGGGTGTCGGCCTGGCGTTCGACGGGCTGGCGTGAGGGTCTGCGCTAG
- a CDS encoding CoA transferase, with translation MQALDHIKVLDLTQFEAGPSCTEILAFLGADVVKLEPPPGGDQGRYLITDKPGLDSPYFLLLNANKKSISLNLKSEKGMALCKKLLPHFDVLVENYGPGALQHLGLGYDVVSEINPRMIYAQVKGFGTYGPYSSFKSFDMIAQATGGAMSITGTPDTPPLRPGPTIGDTGTGIHCAVGILAALLQREKTGKGQRLEVAMQDAVVNLSRIGMMGHYYGSVPAPRTGNRVPSLAPTDLYPCAPGGPNDYAFIITTTPAMWEILAKTIGREDMLTDPRFADQASRNKHGEELSAIISAWTTGRTKHEVMKALGEAGVPCGAVLDSGDILENEQLRQRGMITTIEHPTRGSFTMPGCAVQLSDSPTEVKPAPLLGEHNADILGKLLGLTQADLAGLKEDKVV, from the coding sequence ATGCAGGCCCTAGATCACATCAAAGTTCTTGACCTGACACAGTTCGAGGCTGGACCGTCGTGCACCGAGATTCTGGCCTTTCTCGGCGCAGATGTCGTCAAGCTCGAACCGCCCCCCGGCGGCGACCAGGGACGCTACCTGATCACCGACAAACCGGGTCTGGATTCGCCCTACTTTTTGCTGCTGAACGCCAATAAAAAAAGCATCTCGCTCAACCTGAAGAGCGAAAAAGGCATGGCTCTGTGCAAAAAGCTCCTGCCCCATTTTGATGTGCTGGTCGAAAACTACGGCCCCGGCGCCCTCCAGCACCTGGGCCTTGGCTACGATGTGGTGTCCGAGATCAACCCCCGCATGATCTATGCCCAGGTCAAAGGCTTCGGTACCTACGGCCCCTACTCGAGCTTCAAGAGCTTTGACATGATCGCCCAGGCCACCGGCGGCGCCATGAGCATCACCGGCACTCCGGACACCCCGCCACTGCGGCCCGGCCCCACAATCGGCGATACGGGCACCGGCATTCACTGCGCCGTCGGGATTCTGGCCGCCCTGCTGCAACGCGAAAAAACGGGCAAAGGCCAGCGGCTCGAGGTGGCCATGCAGGACGCGGTCGTCAACCTCAGCCGTATCGGCATGATGGGCCATTACTACGGTAGCGTCCCGGCTCCCCGCACCGGCAACCGGGTTCCGAGCCTGGCCCCGACCGACCTGTATCCGTGCGCGCCGGGCGGCCCCAACGACTACGCCTTCATCATCACCACCACCCCGGCCATGTGGGAAATTCTGGCCAAGACCATCGGGCGCGAGGATATGCTGACCGATCCCCGATTCGCCGACCAAGCCAGCCGCAACAAGCACGGCGAAGAACTCAGCGCCATCATCTCGGCCTGGACCACCGGACGCACCAAGCACGAGGTCATGAAAGCCCTGGGCGAGGCCGGTGTGCCGTGCGGTGCGGTGCTGGACAGCGGCGATATTCTGGAGAACGAGCAGCTCAGACAGCGCGGCATGATCACCACCATCGAACATCCCACCCGAGGCAGCTTCACCATGCCCGGCTGTGCGGTGCAGCTGTCAGACTCGCCGACCGAGGTCAAACCAGCCCCGCTGCTGGGCGAACACAACGCCGATATCCTGGGTAAGCTGTTAGGCCTGACACAGGCCGACCTGGCGGGACTCAAAGAGGACAAGGTCGTCTGA
- a CDS encoding SDR family oxidoreductase: MNISGKIALVTGGAKRVGQAIVQALAARGCHLVVHYHRSQPQAQETVRAVQAAGHQALAVQADITKEDQVEAMIEAATAHFGRIDILVNNAALFYRTPVDTLTTEDWERVMDVNLTGTFLCAHKIGLRMREWGWGHIINIADVAGERPWADYIPYSVSKACVLTFTQGLAMELAPQVMVNAVIPGPVLFQDDTPDSVRQREIAKTLVKRAGSPQDVAQVVVFVAESDYSTGASFHVDGGRSLT, from the coding sequence ATGAACATCTCCGGCAAAATCGCCCTTGTCACCGGCGGGGCAAAACGGGTCGGCCAGGCAATCGTCCAGGCCTTGGCCGCCCGGGGCTGCCACCTCGTTGTCCACTATCACCGTTCGCAGCCCCAGGCCCAAGAGACCGTCCGTGCCGTGCAGGCTGCCGGCCATCAGGCCCTCGCTGTGCAGGCCGACATCACCAAGGAAGACCAGGTTGAAGCCATGATTGAGGCGGCCACCGCGCACTTCGGCCGCATTGATATCCTGGTAAACAACGCGGCCCTGTTCTACCGCACCCCGGTTGACACGCTCACGACCGAGGACTGGGAACGGGTCATGGACGTGAACCTGACCGGTACTTTTTTGTGCGCCCACAAGATCGGGCTGCGCATGCGCGAGTGGGGCTGGGGACATATCATCAACATTGCGGATGTGGCCGGAGAGCGCCCCTGGGCCGACTACATTCCCTATTCGGTGTCAAAAGCCTGTGTGTTGACCTTCACCCAGGGCCTGGCCATGGAACTCGCCCCCCAGGTGATGGTCAACGCGGTGATTCCCGGTCCGGTTCTGTTCCAGGACGATACACCCGACAGCGTTCGGCAGCGGGAGATCGCCAAGACCCTGGTCAAGCGGGCGGGCAGCCCGCAAGACGTGGCCCAGGTCGTTGTCTTTGTCGCCGAGTCGGACTACAGCACCGGGGCCAGCTTCCACGTCGATGGAGGCAGGTCGCTGACCTAG
- a CDS encoding DUF433 domain-containing protein yields MTEWHKYLVHNPKLCHGQLCVKGTRVFVTTILDSLAEGASRSQILQSCRTLQSVHIDAALAYAAALAHEESLLPLHIP; encoded by the coding sequence ATGACTGAGTGGCATAAGTATTTGGTCCACAACCCCAAGCTCTGCCATGGGCAGCTGTGTGTGAAAGGGACACGGGTTTTTGTCACGACTATTCTTGACAGTCTGGCCGAAGGAGCGAGCCGCAGCCAGATTCTCCAGAGTTGCCGTACTCTCCAGTCCGTTCATATTGATGCAGCGTTGGCCTACGCCGCAGCGCTGGCCCATGAGGAAAGCCTGCTCCCCCTTCATATCCCATGA
- a CDS encoding TfoX/Sxy family protein — MPRGQARARPAARRRPPPRHQLTLDEALARLGVPGVTSKAMFGGRCYYVDEKPFSFVLGEALALRVSPQQLAAACERGDGQVFHPGGGDFVMREYLELSAQALADEEKIDTYVQASTRFMGGQEAPQEGLNWEDLRQGREGLYKKRT; from the coding sequence ATGCCAAGAGGACAAGCCCGTGCCCGGCCTGCGGCGCGCCGTCGGCCGCCGCCGCGTCACCAGCTCACCCTCGACGAGGCCCTGGCCCGCCTGGGCGTGCCCGGCGTCACCAGCAAAGCCATGTTTGGCGGCCGCTGTTACTATGTGGACGAAAAGCCGTTTTCCTTTGTGCTGGGCGAGGCCCTGGCCCTCCGCGTATCGCCCCAGCAGCTGGCGGCGGCGTGTGAGCGGGGCGACGGGCAGGTCTTTCATCCCGGTGGCGGCGACTTTGTCATGCGTGAGTACCTGGAACTCAGTGCCCAGGCGCTGGCCGACGAAGAGAAGATCGACACCTACGTCCAGGCCAGCACGCGCTTCATGGGCGGGCAGGAAGCTCCCCAGGAGGGGCTGAACTGGGAGGACCTGCGCCAGGGTCGGGAGGGGCTGTATAAAAAAAGAACGTGA